The proteins below are encoded in one region of Segatella copri:
- a CDS encoding ABC transporter permease — MNYQNLFKIAIRAIAANKMRSFLTALGFIIGIAAVITMLAIGQGSKASIKANIAEMGSNMIMISPGADMRGGVRQDASSMETLKQADYQSIKDECNYISAISPTVNSSGQWIYGNNNTQSSIYGVNQDYLSIRQLKVADGEMFTDTDIKAASKVCILGQTVVDYLFPDGSDPIGKVVRFNSIPFRVIGVLKKKGYNSMGMELDDLVLAPYTTVMKRIMAQTYLGGIVCSAITEEASQPAQDQITEILRRNHKLKDATDTTEADEDDFNIRSQEEISSMMNSTMSTITILLGSVAGISLLVGGIGIMNIMYVSVTERTREIGLRMSVGARGIDILNQFLIEAILLSVTGGIIGVILGVSLSLSLNYFFHIATPIEPWSIIMSFAVCTFTGVFFGWYPAKKAARLDPIEAIRYE, encoded by the coding sequence ATGAATTATCAGAATCTTTTCAAAATAGCCATCCGCGCCATTGCTGCCAACAAAATGCGCTCTTTCCTTACCGCACTTGGCTTCATCATCGGTATTGCTGCGGTTATTACCATGCTTGCCATCGGACAAGGAAGTAAAGCCAGCATCAAGGCAAACATCGCAGAGATGGGATCAAACATGATTATGATTTCACCAGGTGCAGACATGCGTGGCGGTGTGAGACAGGATGCTTCGTCAATGGAGACGCTGAAGCAAGCCGACTATCAGAGCATCAAAGACGAATGTAATTATATCTCAGCTATTTCTCCTACTGTAAACAGTTCCGGACAGTGGATCTACGGAAACAACAACACCCAAAGTTCCATTTATGGTGTAAACCAAGACTATCTTTCCATCCGACAACTGAAAGTGGCAGATGGAGAAATGTTTACAGATACAGACATTAAGGCTGCATCTAAAGTTTGTATTTTGGGACAGACAGTAGTTGACTATCTTTTCCCTGATGGCAGCGATCCTATCGGTAAAGTTGTGCGATTTAACAGCATTCCATTCAGAGTAATCGGTGTCTTGAAGAAGAAAGGTTACAATAGTATGGGTATGGAGCTGGATGATTTAGTACTTGCCCCCTATACAACAGTAATGAAGAGAATTATGGCACAAACCTATTTAGGAGGCATCGTCTGCTCAGCTATCACCGAAGAGGCTTCTCAACCTGCCCAAGATCAGATTACAGAAATATTGCGACGCAACCACAAATTGAAAGACGCAACAGATACTACTGAAGCAGATGAAGATGACTTCAATATCCGCTCTCAAGAGGAAATTTCAAGCATGATGAATTCTACCATGTCTACAATCACCATCCTGCTCGGATCCGTGGCAGGAATCTCGCTGCTGGTAGGCGGCATCGGAATCATGAACATCATGTATGTATCTGTAACAGAACGAACCCGCGAAATAGGTCTTCGAATGAGTGTGGGCGCACGAGGTATTGATATTTTAAACCAGTTTCTGATAGAAGCTATCTTACTTTCTGTAACTGGCGGTATTATAGGAGTGATATTGGGAGTTAGTTTATCGCTCAGTCTTAACTATTTCTTCCATATAGCCACCCCAATAGAGCCTTGGAGCATTATTATGAGTTTTGCTGTCTGTACATTTACTGGCGTTTTCTTTGGATGGTATCCTGCAAAGAAGGCAGCAAGGCTCGACCCTATCGAGGCTATCAGATACGAATAA
- a CDS encoding U32 family peptidase: protein MQTLELLAPAKNLECGIAAIDHGADAVYIGAPRFGARAAAGNSLEDIRQLCDYAHQFGAKVHVTVNTIIYQDEMLDTLKMIQQLDEIGVDALLLQDMGVLTEVRAQNLWSRELHSSTQCDVRTPEKAYWLTTLGFKRIVLARELSLDEIKAIHQAIPDREIEVFVHGALCVSYSGVCYASEKCFGRSANRGECAQFCRMKFDLLDSNGQEIEHQRYLLSLKDLCQLDHLKDLADAGATSFKIEGRLKDINYVKNVVAAYSSQLDAIVKAEPRKYRRASVGHVQYNFTPNLKKTFNRGFTHYFLNGRQPDIASFDTPKAIGEFVGKVKEIRGNISFNVATVASFKNGDGLCFINDDRELEGFRVNRVEGNRLYPFGMPEHMRPGMALYRNNDRAFEALLARKSAERKIYIVIEMEPVMGNKFREEPQGVKAVVNIMKTKEADGGLIYQVAEVFKELKLEKAKRPQGENIKAQMSKLGDTIYEAYQVELLKGMETYFVPNSILTAIRRELIDELTKANQKQLDKSLWGGWDRTLFNNGFGFSQPGEHRLTKEEFTWQPEYGKWGYLYNIANYDARVFYQIHGLSPVVPAFELGKNIPSAWNAKTQEEYDENIEKDKANRSMQPKFTNERGESLLMQCRHCIRYSLGYCVKRGGKKPSWREPLFLQLGDGRRFRLEFACNECQMNLYSEK, encoded by the coding sequence ATGCAAACATTAGAATTATTGGCGCCTGCCAAGAACTTGGAATGTGGTATTGCTGCCATTGATCATGGTGCAGATGCCGTATATATTGGTGCACCTCGTTTTGGTGCACGAGCAGCAGCAGGCAATTCGCTGGAAGATATCAGACAGTTGTGTGATTATGCTCATCAGTTTGGAGCAAAGGTTCATGTTACAGTGAATACTATCATCTATCAGGATGAGATGTTGGATACGCTTAAGATGATCCAGCAACTTGATGAGATTGGTGTTGATGCACTTTTGCTGCAGGATATGGGTGTGCTTACTGAGGTGAGGGCGCAGAATTTGTGGAGTAGAGAATTGCATTCCAGTACCCAGTGTGATGTAAGAACTCCAGAAAAGGCGTATTGGCTTACCACGTTAGGTTTCAAACGTATTGTTCTGGCTCGTGAGCTTTCGCTCGATGAAATCAAGGCGATCCATCAGGCGATTCCTGATAGAGAAATAGAGGTCTTTGTACATGGAGCGCTCTGCGTAAGCTATTCGGGTGTATGTTATGCTTCAGAGAAGTGTTTCGGGCGCTCTGCTAATCGTGGAGAATGTGCACAGTTCTGTCGTATGAAGTTTGATCTGCTCGATTCCAATGGTCAGGAGATAGAACATCAGCGTTATCTGTTGTCTCTCAAGGATCTTTGTCAGCTTGATCATCTTAAGGATCTTGCTGATGCTGGAGCTACTTCGTTCAAGATAGAAGGAAGATTAAAAGATATCAACTACGTCAAGAATGTGGTGGCTGCCTATAGCAGTCAACTCGATGCAATCGTAAAAGCTGAACCGCGTAAGTATCGCCGTGCATCGGTGGGACATGTTCAATATAATTTTACACCTAATCTGAAGAAGACTTTCAATCGTGGCTTTACCCATTATTTCCTGAATGGGCGACAGCCGGATATTGCTTCTTTCGATACACCGAAAGCTATCGGCGAGTTTGTGGGGAAGGTTAAGGAAATACGTGGCAACATTTCTTTCAACGTAGCCACAGTAGCCAGCTTTAAAAATGGCGATGGACTGTGTTTTATCAATGATGACCGTGAGTTGGAAGGCTTTCGTGTGAACAGAGTAGAGGGCAATCGCCTCTATCCGTTTGGAATGCCTGAACATATGCGTCCGGGCATGGCTCTTTATCGTAATAACGATCGGGCTTTCGAGGCTTTGCTGGCTCGTAAGTCTGCTGAACGTAAAATCTATATTGTCATAGAAATGGAGCCTGTGATGGGTAATAAGTTCAGGGAAGAGCCACAGGGGGTAAAGGCTGTTGTCAACATCATGAAGACGAAAGAGGCTGATGGTGGCTTGATTTATCAGGTGGCTGAGGTGTTTAAAGAGTTGAAACTCGAAAAGGCGAAACGCCCGCAAGGCGAAAATATAAAGGCTCAGATGAGCAAACTGGGCGATACGATTTACGAAGCTTACCAGGTAGAACTTCTGAAGGGAATGGAGACATACTTTGTTCCGAACAGTATTCTCACTGCTATCCGGCGTGAATTGATAGATGAACTTACCAAGGCAAATCAGAAACAGCTTGATAAGTCGTTGTGGGGTGGATGGGATAGAACCTTGTTCAACAATGGTTTTGGATTCAGTCAGCCCGGTGAGCACCGACTTACGAAAGAGGAATTTACTTGGCAGCCGGAATACGGAAAATGGGGATATCTCTATAATATAGCTAACTATGATGCAAGAGTTTTTTATCAGATTCATGGTCTGTCGCCAGTAGTTCCGGCATTTGAGTTGGGTAAGAATATTCCTTCTGCATGGAATGCTAAGACCCAGGAAGAATATGATGAGAATATAGAAAAAGACAAGGCAAACCGAAGTATGCAACCTAAGTTTACCAACGAAAGGGGAGAATCGCTCCTGATGCAGTGCCGCCATTGTATCCGCTATTCGTTGGGCTACTGTGTGAAGCGTGGAGGCAAGAAACCATCCTGGAGAGAGCCTCTCTTTCTGCAGTTGGGTGACGGTCGTCGTTTCCGTCTGGAGTTTGCATGCAACGAATGTCAGATGAACTTATATAGTGAGAAATAA
- a CDS encoding TolC family protein encodes MNASFKNMAVALIIMSAPIAVQAKQWSLQDCISYALANNIQLQKTQLTKASAQEDYLQSKSALLPSLSASTNQSVNYTPWVSNGISGEGFSKASIDKVYYNGSYSVMGNYTIWNGNKNRNQVKLNKLAKEAAQLDSTAQALNLQEQIAQLYVQILYSTEAINVNKESYLSSVQNEERGKEMVKIGKMSQADLAQLTAQRAQDEFNIVQAESNVKNYKRQLKELLQITSEEAFDIAIPSTTDQMALASIPGMNSVYTAALQNRPEFLSYQNKLDQNDLNIKIAKAGKLPTISANAGATTSTTSMNKNGWGSQMKTNFSMGGGIGVSIPLFDNRQTKTSVNKALIQRESILLDIKNEQTKLYSTIENYWLQANTNQSQFKAAKVSSESAQTSYDLLSEQFKLGLKNIVELRTGKDNLLKAKQNELQAKYLTILNINMLKFYQNGRI; translated from the coding sequence ATGAACGCAAGTTTTAAAAACATGGCGGTAGCGCTGATCATCATGTCGGCTCCTATCGCTGTACAAGCTAAGCAATGGTCACTGCAGGATTGTATCAGTTACGCACTGGCTAACAACATTCAACTGCAGAAGACTCAACTCACAAAAGCTTCAGCTCAGGAGGACTATCTGCAATCAAAGTCTGCGCTTCTGCCATCGCTCTCTGCCAGCACCAATCAAAGTGTAAACTATACGCCTTGGGTTTCTAATGGAATCAGTGGAGAAGGTTTCAGCAAAGCTTCCATCGACAAGGTATATTACAATGGCAGCTATAGTGTGATGGGCAATTACACGATTTGGAACGGTAACAAAAATAGAAATCAGGTGAAACTGAACAAGCTGGCAAAGGAAGCGGCACAACTCGATTCGACAGCACAAGCCCTCAACCTGCAAGAACAGATAGCTCAACTTTACGTACAGATACTTTACTCTACAGAGGCTATCAACGTAAACAAAGAAAGTTATCTGTCGAGTGTTCAAAACGAAGAGCGTGGTAAGGAAATGGTAAAAATTGGCAAGATGAGCCAAGCAGACTTAGCACAACTTACAGCACAGAGAGCACAAGATGAGTTTAACATCGTGCAGGCTGAAAGTAACGTTAAAAACTATAAACGACAGTTGAAGGAACTCCTGCAGATTACCAGTGAAGAAGCTTTCGACATCGCTATTCCAAGCACAACTGACCAGATGGCTCTGGCCTCTATCCCAGGAATGAACAGTGTCTATACAGCTGCGCTTCAGAATCGCCCTGAGTTTTTGAGCTATCAAAACAAACTCGACCAGAACGATCTGAACATCAAGATTGCAAAGGCAGGAAAGTTGCCAACCATCAGCGCAAATGCAGGAGCTACGACCAGCACCACATCCATGAACAAAAACGGTTGGGGCAGTCAGATGAAAACCAACTTCAGCATGGGTGGTGGAATCGGTGTCAGTATTCCTCTCTTTGATAACCGACAGACCAAGACTTCTGTCAATAAAGCACTCATTCAGCGTGAAAGCATCTTGCTCGATATAAAGAATGAGCAAACTAAGCTCTACTCTACTATCGAAAACTATTGGTTGCAGGCTAATACAAACCAAAGCCAGTTTAAGGCTGCCAAGGTGAGCAGCGAGAGTGCCCAAACAAGCTACGATCTGTTAAGTGAGCAGTTTAAACTGGGATTAAAGAACATCGTAGAATTGAGAACTGGCAAAGATAATCTTCTGAAGGCTAAACAGAACGAGCTTCAGGCAAAGTATCTTACCATTCTGAATATCAACATGTTGAAATTCTACCAAAACGGTAGAATCTAA
- a CDS encoding site-specific integrase, which yields MRSTFKTVFYVNGSKERNGIVPIMGRVTINGTIAQFSCKLSVTKAIWDAKGNRAKGRSKEANEVNFALDNIKAQIAKHYQRLSDREAFVTAEMVRNAYQGIGTEYETLLRAFDKENAAFAQRVGKDRAVRTYRKYLTVRKYVAEFIKFQYKRSDMSMNELTEEFIRDFCLYLKNVIGLTQSTIWIYSIPLKHIVTAAHYNGKIQRNPFAMYHVDPDHKEREFLTEEELDIFAGIELENPNFAFARDLFMFGCWTGISFVDIKNLTEDNVAIISGSPWIVSQRQKTGVPFKIKLIDAAIQIIERYKPLRKDMHLFNIGSLDMVNKRIKKVAKMCGIKKRISFHVSRHSFAVLALNYGMPIESVSKILGHTDIATTQIYAKVTSTKLEHDISAFESRIKGHMPTMGGMA from the coding sequence ATGAGAAGTACATTCAAGACAGTCTTCTATGTAAACGGAAGCAAGGAGAGAAACGGAATTGTCCCTATCATGGGACGTGTGACAATCAACGGAACTATCGCACAGTTCAGTTGCAAGCTGAGCGTGACCAAGGCGATATGGGATGCCAAGGGCAACAGAGCCAAAGGCAGAAGCAAGGAAGCCAATGAGGTGAACTTTGCGCTTGATAACATCAAGGCTCAAATCGCTAAGCATTACCAACGGCTTTCCGACCGTGAGGCGTTCGTTACCGCTGAAATGGTGAGAAACGCATATCAAGGCATAGGTACGGAGTATGAGACATTACTCAGAGCTTTTGACAAGGAGAACGCAGCCTTTGCCCAACGCGTGGGAAAAGACCGAGCTGTCCGAACCTACCGCAAGTATCTGACGGTAAGAAAGTACGTTGCCGAGTTCATCAAATTTCAGTACAAGCGCAGCGATATGTCCATGAATGAGCTTACCGAGGAGTTCATCCGTGATTTTTGTCTGTATTTGAAGAATGTCATTGGACTCACGCAATCTACCATTTGGATATACTCCATACCATTGAAGCATATCGTCACGGCAGCACACTACAACGGCAAGATACAGAGAAATCCGTTTGCCATGTACCACGTTGACCCAGACCACAAGGAGCGTGAGTTCTTGACAGAGGAAGAATTGGACATATTTGCAGGAATAGAGTTGGAAAATCCCAACTTTGCTTTTGCGAGAGACTTGTTTATGTTTGGTTGTTGGACAGGTATCTCTTTCGTTGACATCAAGAATCTTACAGAGGACAATGTTGCCATTATAAGTGGGTCTCCATGGATAGTTTCTCAGCGTCAAAAGACAGGCGTACCATTCAAAATTAAACTGATAGATGCAGCCATACAGATAATTGAACGTTACAAGCCATTGAGAAAAGATATGCACTTGTTTAATATTGGCTCACTTGACATGGTAAACAAGCGTATAAAGAAAGTGGCAAAAATGTGTGGCATCAAGAAGCGAATTTCATTTCATGTCTCCCGGCATTCGTTCGCAGTTTTGGCTTTAAACTACGGTATGCCGATAGAGAGTGTAAGCAAGATACTGGGACATACGGACATCGCCACAACACAAATTTACGCAAAGGTGACAAGTACTAAATTGGAGCATGACATATCAGCTTTTGAAAGTCGAATCAAGGGGCATATGCCGACAATGGGGGGAATGGCATGA
- the metA gene encoding homoserine O-succinyltransferase: MPLRIPDKLPAIELLKHENIFVMDESRAHKQEIRPLKICVLNLMPLKITTETDLVRLLSNTPLQLEVYFMKLKSHTPKNTPIEHMMMFYKDFQELSKQKFDGMIVTGAPIETMAYEEVEYWPEIKEIFDWARTHVTSTLYICWGAQAGLYHFYGVPKYPLEKKMFGIFKQKPLDLSQPIFRGFDDIFNMPHSRHTEVRREDIEKVPGLDIIAESPESGVSIVMARNGREFFVTGHLEYAPNTLDKEYKRDVGKRDDVELPKNYYYHDDPNEEPLVTWRAHANLFYSNWINYYVYQETPYNIDEIS; encoded by the coding sequence ATGCCGTTAAGAATACCAGATAAGCTTCCAGCTATCGAACTGCTGAAGCATGAGAATATATTCGTGATGGACGAAAGTCGTGCGCATAAACAGGAGATTCGTCCGTTGAAAATCTGTGTGCTCAATTTGATGCCCCTCAAGATTACGACAGAGACAGATCTCGTTCGTCTTCTGTCGAATACTCCTCTTCAGTTAGAGGTTTATTTTATGAAGTTGAAAAGTCACACGCCGAAGAATACTCCAATAGAGCACATGATGATGTTCTACAAGGATTTTCAGGAACTTTCCAAACAGAAGTTTGATGGAATGATAGTTACAGGTGCTCCTATCGAAACGATGGCTTATGAAGAGGTAGAATATTGGCCTGAAATCAAAGAGATTTTTGATTGGGCCCGTACCCATGTTACTTCAACACTCTATATCTGCTGGGGTGCCCAGGCTGGTCTTTATCATTTCTATGGTGTTCCTAAGTATCCTTTAGAGAAGAAGATGTTTGGTATTTTTAAGCAGAAGCCTCTCGATTTGTCTCAGCCAATCTTCCGCGGTTTCGATGATATCTTTAATATGCCTCATAGTCGCCATACAGAGGTAAGACGTGAGGATATTGAAAAAGTGCCGGGACTTGACATCATTGCCGAATCGCCTGAAAGCGGTGTCAGCATTGTGATGGCCAGAAACGGCCGCGAATTCTTTGTGACGGGTCATCTTGAGTATGCGCCAAACACGCTGGATAAGGAATATAAACGTGATGTGGGCAAGCGTGATGATGTAGAACTGCCAAAAAATTATTATTATCATGACGATCCGAACGAAGAACCTCTGGTGACATGGCGTGCTCATGCCAACCTCTTCTATAGTAATTGGATCAACTATTATGTTTATCAGGAGACTCCTTACAATATTGACGAAATCAGTTAA
- a CDS encoding DUF5103 domain-containing protein, giving the protein MKLLYTVISLLFLFTYPAWAQQHEIFNQRIRTLQVVGGTNWLSLPVSSLDGEPIHIDFDDMTHDYHRYSYKIEHCDANWNVSSSLFESDYMRGFNGNQIIEDVKQSINTNHPYTHYHLAIPNADCQLTMSGNYRLTVYDDNAENEEEGKMFTACWMITEPQPLVKLKIEATSTTDIDIQKDHQQLKMELDHSQLRITHPNQLNIVVLQNGRWDNAVINPKPDYLSAGKMNWQHVRALIFDAGNEYRKFEFLDTDHPTMGIDAIDWDGSDYQVKVMTDSPRPNYVYDEAAKGSFYIRNSDNVENNNTCEYAQIHFTLKAPKLPGDVYLNADWTYGRFLPEYRMEYDEMTKTYHARLFMKQGYYSYQYLMKMEDGSIRLLPSEGDFYQTQNKYNVLVYYRAQSDRTDRLVGYGELK; this is encoded by the coding sequence ATGAAACTATTATACACTGTCATCTCCCTTCTCTTTCTGTTTACCTATCCTGCCTGGGCGCAGCAGCACGAGATATTCAACCAGCGCATCAGAACCCTACAGGTTGTAGGCGGAACGAACTGGTTATCGCTCCCAGTATCGTCACTGGACGGAGAACCTATCCATATCGATTTTGACGACATGACGCACGATTATCATCGGTACAGCTACAAGATTGAACATTGTGATGCAAACTGGAACGTATCTTCTTCGCTCTTTGAAAGCGACTATATGAGAGGCTTCAACGGCAATCAGATTATTGAAGATGTAAAGCAATCCATCAACACCAATCATCCTTACACTCATTATCATCTGGCAATTCCCAATGCCGACTGCCAACTTACCATGAGCGGCAACTACAGACTGACGGTTTATGACGACAATGCGGAAAACGAGGAAGAAGGCAAAATGTTTACAGCCTGCTGGATGATTACAGAGCCTCAGCCATTGGTTAAACTGAAGATAGAAGCTACTTCAACAACAGATATAGATATCCAGAAGGACCACCAGCAACTGAAAATGGAACTGGATCACAGCCAGCTGAGAATCACTCATCCCAACCAGCTGAACATCGTAGTGCTTCAGAACGGAAGATGGGACAATGCTGTCATCAACCCTAAACCCGACTACCTGAGTGCGGGGAAAATGAATTGGCAGCATGTAAGAGCTCTGATTTTCGATGCGGGCAATGAATACAGAAAGTTTGAGTTTCTGGATACCGATCATCCAACCATGGGAATAGACGCTATAGATTGGGATGGAAGCGACTATCAGGTAAAGGTAATGACCGACAGCCCTCGCCCCAATTACGTTTACGACGAAGCTGCCAAAGGTTCGTTTTATATCCGCAACAGCGACAACGTAGAAAACAACAACACCTGCGAATATGCACAGATTCACTTTACCCTGAAAGCTCCAAAACTGCCAGGCGATGTTTATCTGAACGCAGATTGGACCTACGGCCGTTTCCTCCCCGAATACCGGATGGAATATGATGAAATGACGAAAACCTATCACGCACGTCTCTTCATGAAGCAAGGTTATTACAGTTATCAGTATCTCATGAAGATGGAGGACGGAAGCATCAGGCTGCTCCCATCAGAAGGAGATTTCTACCAGACCCAGAACAAATACAATGTACTGGTTTACTATCGGGCTCAGAGCGACCGCACCGACCGGCTAGTAGGATATGGAGAATTAAAATAA
- a CDS encoding TonB-dependent receptor — translation MKRIVFYSKKSVCIGLAAVALQASAADNERATCSDLSLGTSEKFAEANGLLADSSRVYDIDEVVVVSQPKENFRLRQQPLSSTSFGSYQMQRLASRDLRELSCYVPNFVMPNYGSRFTNAMYVRGIGSRINSPAVGIYLDGIPVLSKAAFNLHHYQTSRIDILRGPQGTLYGQNSEGGLVRIYSRDAYDSKGTYVNLGLGSHFYRNVEAAHYMKLSPRIALGVAAFYDGQKGFFHRAGTSDYADNYDEAGGKFNLKFRFDRGWSMDLLANYQFVYQHAFPYGQLDLNSGKAALPNTTFPGLYRRNMLLSGVNLRHEGAKWDFASTTSYQFLDDNMKMDQDYLPEDYLSLQQDQLQNSITQEFTFKSRQPFFGFWHLTQGAFFSHVWLKTNGPVKFGSALTKPISNVILSQMQQAMPPAMASGVSVNVDMGAPGLFHTPQSNLGLYHESTFDLSSRLKATLGLRYDFMHTSIHYDTYAYMAITAKVMGKEATRTLRSMLDRKTGDDYNQLLPKFGLSYQLDEQGSNVYATVSKGYRAGGYNIQMFSDILQTELNANRQHAMRGDYDVPHTDEDYDRVNQTIAFKPETSWNYEVGTHLNLFDHRLHFDLSAFYMQVRNQQLSVMAGTYGFGRMMVNAGKSHSCGIEAALKGQAFDGAFDWGVNYGFTRAVFDEYTDGEGDKTVNYKDKKVPYVPQHTIAAMADYHLGQFTFGLNMNAQGKTYWDNANTYSQKMYFVMGAHCDIDFSKMSISIWGKNLTDTNYNTFAVDNAVTKKKQYFAQRGNPFQCGVDLKFHF, via the coding sequence ATGAAAAGAATAGTATTTTATAGTAAAAAGAGCGTATGCATTGGTTTGGCAGCGGTAGCGTTGCAGGCTAGTGCTGCGGATAACGAAAGGGCTACTTGCTCTGACCTGTCATTGGGTACGAGTGAAAAGTTTGCAGAAGCTAACGGCTTGCTGGCTGATAGCAGCCGAGTTTATGACATTGATGAAGTTGTGGTTGTTTCGCAGCCTAAGGAGAATTTCCGTCTTCGTCAACAGCCTCTCAGTAGCACTTCCTTTGGTTCTTATCAGATGCAGCGATTAGCTTCTCGCGATTTGCGCGAACTTTCCTGCTATGTTCCTAATTTTGTGATGCCCAACTATGGCTCGCGTTTTACCAACGCCATGTATGTGCGTGGTATTGGAAGCCGTATAAACAGTCCGGCTGTAGGAATTTATCTTGACGGAATTCCAGTGTTGAGCAAGGCTGCTTTCAATCTTCACCATTATCAGACCAGCCGTATAGATATTCTCCGTGGTCCACAGGGAACACTCTATGGTCAGAATTCTGAAGGTGGTTTGGTGCGCATCTATTCACGCGATGCTTATGATAGCAAGGGCACCTACGTTAATCTGGGATTGGGCTCTCATTTCTATCGTAATGTAGAAGCGGCTCATTATATGAAGCTTTCACCTCGTATCGCATTAGGGGTAGCTGCTTTTTATGATGGACAGAAGGGATTCTTCCATCGTGCAGGAACTAGCGATTATGCCGACAATTATGATGAGGCAGGCGGTAAGTTTAATCTTAAGTTCCGTTTTGATAGAGGATGGAGCATGGATTTGCTAGCCAATTACCAATTTGTCTATCAGCATGCATTTCCTTATGGTCAGTTGGATTTAAACAGTGGCAAGGCTGCATTACCAAATACAACATTCCCTGGGCTTTATCGCCGCAACATGCTGCTTTCGGGTGTCAATCTTCGTCATGAAGGAGCGAAATGGGATTTTGCTTCTACTACCAGCTATCAGTTCCTGGATGACAATATGAAGATGGATCAGGATTATCTTCCTGAAGATTATTTGAGCTTGCAGCAAGATCAGTTGCAGAATTCTATCACTCAGGAGTTCACATTTAAGAGTCGTCAGCCTTTCTTCGGTTTCTGGCATCTTACACAGGGTGCATTCTTCTCCCATGTGTGGTTGAAGACAAATGGTCCTGTAAAATTCGGTTCAGCATTGACGAAGCCTATCAGTAACGTTATCCTGAGTCAGATGCAGCAGGCAATGCCTCCGGCAATGGCTAGCGGAGTTTCTGTCAATGTAGATATGGGAGCTCCGGGTTTGTTCCATACTCCTCAGAGCAATTTGGGTCTCTATCACGAGAGTACGTTTGATCTTTCTTCCCGTTTGAAAGCAACGCTTGGTTTGCGTTACGATTTCATGCATACAAGTATTCATTACGATACTTATGCTTATATGGCGATAACAGCTAAGGTGATGGGCAAGGAGGCTACTCGTACTTTGCGTTCAATGCTCGACCGCAAAACGGGTGATGATTACAACCAGCTCTTGCCAAAATTTGGCTTAAGTTACCAGCTTGATGAGCAGGGTAGCAATGTTTATGCCACGGTGAGCAAGGGCTATCGTGCAGGCGGTTATAATATCCAGATGTTCAGTGACATCTTGCAGACCGAACTGAATGCTAACCGTCAGCATGCGATGCGAGGCGATTATGACGTTCCTCATACCGATGAAGATTATGATAGGGTGAACCAGACTATTGCCTTTAAGCCGGAAACCTCATGGAATTATGAGGTAGGAACGCATCTTAATCTTTTTGATCATCGTCTTCATTTCGATTTGAGTGCCTTCTATATGCAGGTTCGCAATCAGCAACTCTCTGTGATGGCAGGAACCTATGGCTTTGGCCGAATGATGGTTAATGCAGGTAAGAGTCACAGTTGTGGTATTGAAGCTGCGCTCAAGGGGCAGGCTTTCGACGGTGCTTTTGATTGGGGTGTAAACTATGGTTTTACACGCGCCGTATTTGATGAATATACTGATGGCGAGGGTGATAAGACAGTGAATTATAAGGACAAGAAGGTTCCTTATGTTCCTCAGCATACGATAGCAGCCATGGCTGACTATCATTTAGGACAGTTTACCTTCGGATTGAATATGAATGCGCAGGGCAAGACTTATTGGGATAATGCCAATACCTATAGCCAGAAGATGTATTTTGTGATGGGTGCGCATTGTGATATTGATTTCAGTAAGATGAGCATCAGTATCTGGGGTAAAAACCTCACAGATACTAATTACAATACCTTTGCTGTTGATAATGCAGTAACAAAAAAGAAACAGTATTTTGCCCAGCGTGGCAATCCTTTCCAATGTGGTGTTGATCTGAAATTCCACTTTTAG